From Paenibacillus sp. FSL H8-0537:
ACTTACTAACTGAAAAAGAAATGACAGCTTCATCATTAGACCAGTCGATCACTTCAGAATTAGCGAAAAATTGCGCCACCTTCTCTTCCATTGGAGGAAGACCCTCTGCAAAATTGGATGTTGCAATAAGCGAGACGGTAAGCACTCTTTCGCGATGACGCAGAGCGAGTATTTGCGTTAGCATGCCTCCCATAGACATACCGACGATATGCGCTTGCTTAATACTGTAAGCATCAAGTATACCAACCGCATCATCAGCCATATCTTCAAACTTATACCCCGGCTTCCCAAGCTCGTATACGGTAGAACGCCCAACATCGCGGTTATCAAAACGAATAACAAAACGTCCAGCAGCTGCAAGGCGCTGACAAAATTCATCTTCCCACCACACCATTGACGCTTGGGCTCCCATAACGAGCAAAAGAGCTGGATCAGCAGGGTCCCCAAAGCTTTCCGTACATATTTTAACACCGTTAATGTTTAGTAGTTGTTCACTCATTTTATAATTCCTCCATTACTAAAAATAAAAAAACACAGGCCAGCTGCCTGTGCTTCCAGTAATCGAGAATAGGAGCAGCGGCTGACGCATCGTCAACCACTACTCGCATATAACTAAATAAGGTTACCATGAGGTAAACCATTCTCCGATTACTACGCACAGAACATAGCCGTAACACGTCTATTCCATTCCTTGTGCAGAGCTAAAAATCGAAAAATTAGTTTAGCACACGTAACCCTCCATTCCTATAAATTGGGTTTATTTTATCATACGCGTTTTTTATCTGTCAAATGATAGGCATGGCTGGACTTCAAGCCTTCTCTCGTTAAGTCATATTGTGCAAAGCTAGAACAGCAGCCTGTGTGTCCCGTAAAAACAATACCTGCTTACCATTATTGCATTCATAAATAAAATCTTTCAAGCTCTTGCTTTCATAGGTATCAAAATCTCCAACGATGGCCAGCTTAACCTTATAATTTACATATTTCTGTAAAATCTCGCCTGCAAGTCTGGTTTTGAGCTCAAAGAAATCTTCCGTTATATTTTCTTTTTGCAGCAAAATTTTATGACATTCGTGATGGTAATTAACAGAAGCCATTAAATCCAGCGCATCTTGAACATTGCAAATAATTAGATCCGGGCTTTCTATAACTGCAACTTTAGAGCTGCCTTGTTGGTCGATAGTTATGTTCATTTTTCATTCGCCTCCTATTTTTAGTGTAGCACTAAATATGCGCATCTGGAGAAAAAACCTTTCGATGTGCTTGGAGGAGCTTCGGCCACAAAAATAAAAAGCGTCCGGATTTGCGGACGCCTCTCATTTATAAACCACTGTATTCTATTGCACCTGCTTGACTGGGCCCTTTTCACTGTTTAGATCAAGTGTCCGTGCAGTCGACGTATGAATTTCGTTTATAAGCTCTGGGTTTTTCAATAGCTGCACACCATAAGAAGGAATCATTTCTTTTATTTTCGGTTCCCACGCCTTCATATGCTGCGGGAAGCATTTCCCCATCAGCTCAAGCATGACGGAAACAGCAGTAGAAGCGCCTGGAGATGCGCCAAGCAAAGCAGCGATTGATCCATCAGCGGCATTAATCACTTCCGTACCAAATTGAAGTGTTCCTTTGCCGGCAGTTGTATCTTTAATGACTTGTACACGCTGGCCTGCTACTACTAGCTCCCAATCCTCGCTTTTGGCATTCGGGACAAATTGGCGTAAAGCTTCCATCCGCTGTTCTTTTGATTGCATAACTTCCTTGATCAAATATTGGGTCAAGGACATATTTTTCACGCCTGCCGCCATCATGGTAACCAAATTATCCGTTTTTACAGAAGCCAGCAAATCCATCATGGAGCCGTTTTTCAAAAACTTTGGCGAGAAGCCGGCAAACGGTCCAAAAAATAACGATTCCTTCTTGTCGATAAATCTGGTGTCAAGATGTGGAACCGACATCGGCGGAGCGCCAACTGGAGCTTGACCATATACTTTTGCATGATGCTGCGCTACAATCTCCGGCTTCTTACACACCATAAATATGCCGCTTACCGGGAATCCTCCAATGCCCTTTCCTTCAGGAATACCGGATTTTTGCAGCAAATGCAGGCTTCCACCTCCGCCACCGATAAAGACAAATTTCGCAGTACGGCGCTCGATCGAGCCATTATCTACATTGCGTACTTTCAATTCCCACGAGCCGCCCTCGGCACGTTTAATATCATCCACATTATGCTTGAATTTGATATCGACGTTTTTACTTTTCAAGTGTGTAAACAACATGCGCGTTAAAGCGCCAAAGTTGACATCCGTACCGGATTCGATTCTAGTGGCCGCTATAGGCCCATTCAAAGTCCGTTCCTTCATTATAAGCGGAATCCAATCCAGCAGCTTTCCCGGGTCTTCGGAATATTCCATTCCTTGAAACAAGGGGTTGTTAGACAACGCTTCAAAACGTTTCTTCAAAAACGTTACATCTTTTTCCCCTTGAACTAAGCTCATATGAGGCAATGGCGTAATGAAGTCCCGCGGATTACAAATAAGTTGGTTGTCCACAAGATAGGACCAAAACTGCTTGGAAACCTGATACTCTTCATTGACTTTTATTGCTTTGCTAATGTCTACGGAGCCGTCTGGTTTCTCCACGGTGTAGTTAAGCTCGCACAAGGAAGAATGCCCCGTTCCTGCATTGTTCCATTCGTTAGAGCTTTCTTCTCCTGCGCTTGCAAGTCGTTCAATAACTGTAATTTCCCAGTCCGGTACTAATTCTTTCAGCAGTGACCCCAAAGTCGCACTCATGATACCGGCACCAATTAAGATAACGTCTGTTTTGGTTTGTCTGTTGCTCATTTCTACCGTCCTTACACACTAATATTTGAAGAAAAAATGTAGGCTCTCCAGTTGATCACTATTATTAAAGTATTAAGATATTTACTATTATAAAGCCTTTACATAGCATTCACAACAATAGGTAACATGTTACAAAACGTTTGAACATTACTATTATCATATCACAAAAATCACTCACTGTTAGTACTGATTTTGAACATAGCTGTAACGTTGCAAAATACAACCGTTACAGCCCCTCTCCTGCCATTTCAGCCTTCTAAAAACTGCAATGTCCGTAGGCAATGATAATCAGCGAGGCCTTTGGCAAATGATTGATCCGGAAACCCTCGATGAAGCAGCTTCAAGCCACCTGAGGTTAAAGCGATATGATGATGCCATTGATAAAATAACATTCGGTTTTGGTCAAGAGTATCATTTTTCAAATAACGGTAAAAATCCCTAAAACGTAATTCTAAAAAGCTATGCTCATGTTCAATATCATAAAATCCAGCACCTTCGATATCGATGAGATTAGGATAACTGCTCTTTCGCATTTTCCAATTGCAATAAATGACAGCTTCTCAGATGCTCTCCGACTTGATTAGGCTATCCATAGCCCCGTCTTTCGTTGGCGTGCATGCAAGTAAGCATATCTCCGATACGCTCAAATAATTGGTCTTGAACTTTTGTATCGGAGTGTTGGAAATAGTGTTCCGCCTTATGTCCATTTACATACTCCACGAGGGCGTAATCAAAATGGTAGTCGGTTCTTTCCGTATTTAGATTATAAAGAGCAGGGGTCTGAATGCCATATGCTCTTAAATAACGATTATTCATTTCAAATAAATGACTGCCATAGGATTGGTCAGCTATAGAAGAGCTTGCTATTTCCTCTTGAAAAAAATTCATGCTAAGATCCCATACATATAAAACGCAGGAAAAACGATTGGTGCAGTCTATTTTTTAAACGACCTTTTGTGCACCTCCATGCATTTTGGATACATTTGCAACTACATAATCGGTGCCAAAAACCTTTCCCATATACTCCTGCAAATCATCAAGCTTGAGATGGCAAAATAAATCCACGGAACAACACTCCATTCTTCTTCTTTTGCCGGCACCTCAAATTTATTACAAATTTCACCAAAAGTATAGACTGTTTCTTTGCGTTCTGTTATGATGTTGAATAAGTTCTCGAAAAAAATAGCCATACATAAATAAGTAACCGCCAATAACGGTCCCCTAAGAGGAGCCGCCATGGCGGTTACTTTTTTAAAATATAGGAAAGTATATGGTTTCGCCATACTTTCTCTATATTATTTCTCGAACTGAAACGCCGCAAGCCGCCAGAGGACGGCGCGAGCCGTTTCACCTTGATCCAATATACAAAGACTAGCGGTTCATCCATCCGCCATCTACGCAGAGGACGTGGCCATTCATATAGTTCGATGCAGCGGAGGCTAGGAAAATCGCCGGCCCCATCATGTCTTCGGATTCACCCCAGCGGGAAGCTGGAATACGGTCGAGAATTTGCTTGCTGCGAACCGGGTCCTCGCGAAGCGCCTCGGTGTTGTCTGTGCTCATGTAGCCTGGAGCAATGGCGTTCACCTGCACATTTTTCGAAGCCCATTCGTTGCCAAGCGCCTTCGTCAGACCAGCAACCGCATGCTTGCTCGCGGTGTAGCCCGGCACATTAATGCCGCCCTGGA
This genomic window contains:
- a CDS encoding malate:quinone oxidoreductase, whose product is MSNRQTKTDVILIGAGIMSATLGSLLKELVPDWEITVIERLASAGEESSNEWNNAGTGHSSLCELNYTVEKPDGSVDISKAIKVNEEYQVSKQFWSYLVDNQLICNPRDFITPLPHMSLVQGEKDVTFLKKRFEALSNNPLFQGMEYSEDPGKLLDWIPLIMKERTLNGPIAATRIESGTDVNFGALTRMLFTHLKSKNVDIKFKHNVDDIKRAEGGSWELKVRNVDNGSIERRTAKFVFIGGGGGSLHLLQKSGIPEGKGIGGFPVSGIFMVCKKPEIVAQHHAKVYGQAPVGAPPMSVPHLDTRFIDKKESLFFGPFAGFSPKFLKNGSMMDLLASVKTDNLVTMMAAGVKNMSLTQYLIKEVMQSKEQRMEALRQFVPNAKSEDWELVVAGQRVQVIKDTTAGKGTLQFGTEVINAADGSIAALLGASPGASTAVSVMLELMGKCFPQHMKAWEPKIKEMIPSYGVQLLKNPELINEIHTSTARTLDLNSEKGPVKQVQ
- a CDS encoding DUF4180 domain-containing protein, with the translated sequence MNITIDQQGSSKVAVIESPDLIICNVQDALDLMASVNYHHECHKILLQKENITEDFFELKTRLAGEILQKYVNYKVKLAIVGDFDTYESKSLKDFIYECNNGKQVLFLRDTQAAVLALHNMT
- a CDS encoding alpha/beta hydrolase, yielding MSEQLLNINGVKICTESFGDPADPALLLVMGAQASMVWWEDEFCQRLAAAGRFVIRFDNRDVGRSTVYELGKPGYKFEDMADDAVGILDAYSIKQAHIVGMSMGGMLTQILALRHRERVLTVSLIATSNFAEGLPPMEEKVAQFFANSEVIDWSNDEAVISFSVSKWRVLVGSKHPLDADRVYQLAKQEVERSSNMGSINNHSVVTGDFSYLARTAEIDVPALIIHGTEDPIIPYEHGISLANTIPSSFLLTLEGSGHEIHHCEWDKIIDAIINHTL